The Desulfovibrio fairfieldensis sequence CGGGCGCAGTATGAAGCGCGGCTCATAACGTCGGACCTGCTGCCGGGCTTTTCCGCCGGGGGCTCGGCTTCCGTCTCCCGCAATCTCAAGCCGGGCCACCATCTGGAGGACGGAAAAACCTGGCGGGAGAGCTGGCAGGGCGAGGCCGCCATGAGTTATGAGCTGGACCTCTGGCGGCGCCTGCGCGACGCCTATGACGCCAAGGCCTGGGAATACCGCGCCAGCGTGGAAGATCTGGCCGGTGCGCGCCTGGCTCTTGTCAACAGTGTGGTGAGCGCCTGGTTCAGGCTGATGTATACCGAACAATCCATCACCCTGGTGGAACGCAATACCGAGACATACCGGCGCATCCTTGAAATCGCCCGGGCGAGATACCGGGAAGGCAAGGCCACGGTGGTGGAGCCGCTTCAGGCCGAGCAGTCCCTGCTCAATGCCGGGAACATATTGACGGAGCTGCGCACGCAACGGGCCGAAACTCTGGAAACGCTGCGCAATCTGTGCAATATGCGGCCCGGCGAAACGCCTCCCCCTCCCGACGGCGCTGACATCATGACCGTGGCCGCCGTGCCCGTGGACCTCAACGTGCCCATTGCCGCCTTGGCCGCCAGGCCGGACATCCATGCGGCCCAGGCGCGGCTGGAGGGGGCTTTCAAAAACCTGGAGGCGGACAGGGCCGCCTGGTTCCCGCGCCTGACCGTGGGCTCCACGCTCAACCTCAGTTCGGACACGGCCGGACGCTTCTTCAATGTGCCCCTGCTCACGGGGCTGGCGAGCCTGAGCCTGCCCTTTCTGGACTGGAATACCCTGCGCTGGAACGTCAAAATTTCGGAAGCGGATTTTGAAAGCGCACGGCTGAGCCTCGTGCAAAGCCTGACCACGGCGCTCAACGAGGTGGACACCGCCTGCGCGTCCTACGTTCTGGCACGGCAGACCCTGGAGCAGACGCAGCAGGTCCATGAACGCGACCGGCGCATTGCCGCCTACTACGGCACGCGCCATGCCCAGGGCCGGGAGTCGCTCAAGGATTATCTGGAGGCCCTGGCGACAGCCGACAATTCCGCATTGTCCGTGCTTTCGGCGCGGTATACGCTGCTCACCTGGGAGAATGGAATATACAAGGCCATGGGCG is a genomic window containing:
- a CDS encoding TolC family protein, whose amino-acid sequence is MAKRCMFRCVPVLLLALVPAGLLSACAAKERSGAEIMSAVVSERQTAARYNLNTEWWRGYGLAALDRTVELALERNTDLAASAVAVNRAQYEARLITSDLLPGFSAGGSASVSRNLKPGHHLEDGKTWRESWQGEAAMSYELDLWRRLRDAYDAKAWEYRASVEDLAGARLALVNSVVSAWFRLMYTEQSITLVERNTETYRRILEIARARYREGKATVVEPLQAEQSLLNAGNILTELRTQRAETLETLRNLCNMRPGETPPPPDGADIMTVAAVPVDLNVPIAALAARPDIHAAQARLEGAFKNLEADRAAWFPRLTVGSTLNLSSDTAGRFFNVPLLTGLASLSLPFLDWNTLRWNVKISEADFESARLSLVQSLTTALNEVDTACASYVLARQTLEQTQQVHERDRRIAAYYGTRHAQGRESLKDYLEALATADNSALSVLSARYTLLTWENGIYKAMGGRYEPKQQGSAD